In the Uranotaenia lowii strain MFRU-FL chromosome 1, ASM2978415v1, whole genome shotgun sequence genome, AAACCCAAGAGGTTATGGGCACAGGTTGAAAAAGTGAAACGCATGTATAGTAAGATGCCTTTGCAAAAACCCAAAATAAATCTCACATGTTGGCAGTTCAGTTCATATAGCAATAATATGATTAATGTTTGTGCAAATTTCCATTTAAGGATGAAACAGGTGCTTACCTTATCGATCGGGATCCGCGATACTTTGCACCAGTGCTGAACTATCTGCGTCACGGCAAACTCGTGCTGGACGATGGTTTATCCGAGGAAGGCGTCCTGGAAGAGGCTGAGTTTTACAATGTGACGCACCTTATCGGGTTGCTGAAGGATAACATCGCTCGTAGGGAACAGGTATGCACTTTGATAACGCGGTTATGTTCCGCCCATGTCCCAggtttttttgttgtaaaatatTCGATTAAATGATAGTCGTATGCGTTtaataatgaatttttacacgaatgtttattttatttttccccaGCGACCGACTATCGATAAAAAGCGAGTCTATCGGGTGCTACAATGCCAGGAAAATGAACTGACTCAGGTGCGCGACAACCTGTTCTCGTACCTTGATTTATATGTTTTTACCAATATTCTCTTACTCTCTTCTCGCCAGATGGTATCAACCATGTCAGATGGCTGGCGTTTCGAGCAGCTCATCAATATCGGAACGTCCTACAATTATGGTGCGGAAGAGAATGCCGAATTCCTTTGCGTCGTTTCCAAGGAATGCGCGAATACTCTTATCGGACGCGAGAACGAGTCTAACGATCGGGCAAAGGTGTTACAGCAGAAAGGATCACGCATGTAAGCGTCGCACAGTTGGTATGTATTCAGGAATCGACTGTTAACGGCTTATAGCGACAATTCGAATCACCGATCAAAAGAGGTAATCAATACTTACTGCTAACAGTACATTACAACAGGTCAATGCGCAAAACAGATGCACAATATAACAGATTAATAGTATTAATGCAAAATTCCCCGTTGATCACCAAATTTCTTTGTTGCTAGAAGGAAACACGATCGTTGTTAAGAGTAAATATGCTATCGATTGATTTCTATTTCTCAAATCAAGCTATACGTTGGTAATTCCAAAGAACATATACTGATCGTGTACCCACCgagcaaatttaaagtttttatgaaCAAAAGTATAACGCAATTAGGTACCTACCATTCTGACACTCAGCGCAGAATATCCTCTCTCAAATTTAACTCTTCAAAGCTTCTAGGAAACTTACTAATTTACGCTCCTCAATCCTCAATCGAAAGAATTCAGATATGTAAACGACACTATAGACTAGAATAGGAAAGCGTCAG is a window encoding:
- the LOC129754531 gene encoding BTB/POZ domain-containing protein KCTD5, whose translation is MATVNLNGYRDGGGGGSGSSSSGGYYNNSGPSSSQYPIQGKKDQWIKLNVGGTCFLTTKTTLSRDPNSFLSRLIQEDSDLISDRDETGAYLIDRDPRYFAPVLNYLRHGKLVLDDGLSEEGVLEEAEFYNVTHLIGLLKDNIARREQRPTIDKKRVYRVLQCQENELTQMVSTMSDGWRFEQLINIGTSYNYGAEENAEFLCVVSKECANTLIGRENESNDRAKVLQQKGSRM